Below is a genomic region from Miscanthus floridulus cultivar M001 chromosome 1, ASM1932011v1, whole genome shotgun sequence.
GAAGCTTAGGAGGGGTCAAGGAAGTTGCAGAAGCAGCAATGTGACAAAGTTGCATGATACAATGCTGATCTGATTCCGACAACAGGCCCTGAAGAACGACATGTTGTTGGCCATAAGGAATGCTCATCCACTTGTGTTGCTAATCAACCCTCATAGGTGAGAAGGCCTCTAACCAATCCATACCAACAATCATGTCATAAGAGCCCAACTGTAGGATGCGTAGAGTAGAGTGGAAAGTGTAGCCTTGAACTGACCATTCAGCACAGCTGACTTCGGTAGAGCAGAGGAGAGAGCCCCCATCAGCCACTCTTACTGTCATTGGTGTAGGAAGAGGCCTCAGATTTGGCAGACCGGTTGCAATGCAGGAACTCAAGAAGGAATGACTGCTTTCGGAATCCACCAAAATGACGACGTCATGGCCCAGCAATGATCCCTTGAATTGCATTGTTCTGGGAGCAGCAGAACCAGAGACCATAGCAGAGGAACATCATGGAAGCCTGAACATCAGTGGGCTGATCAACATCTTGGATAGTACTATCGACAGCTTCCTAGAATGCCTCGGAGCACATGTCCCAGACTTCTTGAAGGGCATGAACTTGTGGAACTAGGGCACACCGATGGCCTAGAGCCCACTTGTCGCCGCAGCGAACATAGAGTCCACGTGCTCGCCGATAATTTCACAGCGTGGACAGCTTGTCATCGATGGAAGTAGACTTGGTTGGAACTTGCTTCTCAGGAATTGGATCTTGCATAGCTTGGGGACGCTGaggtggaagaggcaaggggagagcacctgaaagctctagtttggttttggtgaattgatgaaaccataagtgctaacctagtttatcaagtgatcatgagataaggTAGCACcacccaagtgatgaagcaaatggagatcatagcatgatgatgaatgataccatgatgatgatcaagtgcttggacttggaaagaagaaagagaaaaacaaaaagctcaaggcaaaggtataaccataggagctattttgttttggtgatcaagacacttagaggagtatgatcacatttaggattgataaccatactattaagaggggtgaaactcatatcggaatatagttatcaaagtgcactagatgctctaactcattgcatatgcatttaggatctagtggagtgctaacacccttgaaaatgtttgtgaaaatatgctaacacatgtgcacaaggtcatacacttggtggttaacatatttgatcaagggcggtgaagtttgggagcaagggtaagtaactccaccggtggagtagCCCACCGTGTGGAACGTGGAAGCGCTGATGCCATGAATTGCTCCCAAGTCCACCGGCGACTTGCTGGGTATAGATTGGCACTTTGGCAGTTTGGCACGGTACTGTCACGTGCAGTTTTCAACTCTCTTAGCTGCCACAAGTCAAACGCAGAGAGTGACCCCCTACCGCTACCGGTAGTCAAAGTACTGCTCCTAGTAGACCCCACATTTGGCGCGCCGCGCATGGGAACTAGGAAGGCGCCAAGAGGAGATCATCAATATTCGCGGCCGGCCCCACCGGTCGACGACAGTACCATACGATACGATGCTGCCAAAGCAACATGCAACGGCATGCGAATTGCGGAACCTGTTTGGGGGAAAAAAACGAGCAGCAGTCAAGTAGTAGTAGATGCATGCCTAGCCCTCGATGTCACAATAATTGGATAAGATAAGAATAGATCTAGAGGGCCTTGCATTGGCAATGACACTTTGGCACGCCGATTCGCGAAAGCTACAAACGATCGTCACAAAATACTTTTCAATGGTGACTTCAGTTGATCCTTCACAATCACGTACGTACTACGTTCGTCTAAATTACAGTCCGTTATGCGTAATAATCAAACACGAGCCGATCGAGAAACGGCGCATGGAAGCTCTCGTCATGGCGCCACCGCCGGCACCGGCTCCGAGTGCACTCTGGCCGTGACGCCGATGGCCTCCGCCCTGTACGAGTACCTGCAGCTCAGCGCCACGAACGCGGCCAGGTTCGCGGCGCCCAGCGCGGCGAGGAACGCGTAGTAGAGGTCGAGGCGCGACGCGTTGAGGTCGTCGGTCACCCATGGCGTGCCCCTCCCGGCGGCCGTCACCCGCGCCACGGCTGACAGGACGGCGCTGCTCAGCATGCTGCCGACGCCGTACGCCGTCAGGGACATGGCCGTGCCCAGGCTCTTCATGCTCTCGGGGGCCTGGTCGTAGAAGAACTCGATCTGCCCCACCACCAGGAACGCGTCGGCGGCGCCCATCAGCACGAACTGCGGGAGCAGGACGAGGATGGTGAGCGGCAGCGGCTCGCCGCCGGCCGTGGCGCCGTGGCTCCTCGCGAAGCTCAGCCTCCGgctctccaccgccgccgtggtCGCCATCGTCACCACCTGGAGGACCAGCCCGGCGCCGATGCGCTGCAGCAGCGTGATCCCGCGCGGGTTCTTGGTGCGCCTCCGGACGGCGGGGACGAGGGCGCGGTCGTAGACCGCCACGCAGACGAGCATCGTCAGCGTGACGACGGCGCCGAGGCTGGCGGGGGGAACCCGGAACGTGCCCGTGCCGCGCCCGACGCGGCGGTCCAGCGTCACGCCCTGCTTCACGAAGAGCGTGCCCACCTGCGCCATCAGCGCGCACGGCACGAACATGGTGGCCAGCAGCGGCACCAGCTCCGCGATCTGCTTCGTCTCCTCCACCTCAGTCACCGTGCACAGCGGCGTCCACCCGGAGGGGGAGGCGTCCTCCTCCACCTTGACCGCCGCTTTGTTCAGGAACCCCATGGAGCTCGTTGGGTTCACGCGAAACCTCTTCTTGCTGGTGTAGTGCTCGGGCTCCAGTTCGTGCAGCTCGGTCAGGTCCCCAGGAACCGCAACGCGGCACTTCCACACGGCCGCGCAGACCACCTTGCCCATTTTCGTGATCGGGCTGCCCTGCGGTAGCTTGTGCCGGTACAGCGGCGTGCCGGCGAGGAAGACGGCGACCGAGGCCGCGAGCGCCAGCGTGGGCACGCCGTACCCCCACGACCAGCTCACGCTGTCCTGGAGGTAGACGAGCACGGTGGTGGAGAAGAGGATGCCCGTGAACACGGTGAACATCCACCAGTTGAAGAAGGACAGCTTCCGCAGCCGCTCAGCCGGGTGGAAGTCGTCGAACTGGTCGGCGCCGATGGTGGAGATGTTGGGCTTCGTGCCACCGTGTCCCAGCGCGATGGTGTACAGCCCGCCGAAGTAGACGCCCAGCTGCAGCGCGGATGCGCGTGGGCAGGTGGCGCCGGGGTCGCAGGGCGGCGGCTTCAGTGCCGGCACGGAGACCGCCAGCGTCAGCAGCAGCATTCCCTGCGTTTGATTCGGCAACAATTCAGACGCCATAGAACCTATGCTGCGTTTTCGTGGTCAGCCCATTTTGCAAATGGCCCTCCAATAGCCCAACAATAATGATAGTGACAGCTAAAGCTGATTACGGCCCAGATTCTATGTAATGGGCTTGGATTACGCGTAGGTTGGGTCAAGTCTCGGTAGGCCTTACCAAAAGGCTTACTTGGGCTATTGCTTGTGTGATTCTAACTATTTAGGCCCAAGTTGCGCCCGCAACAACTACAGCTATAATACAGTAGCTCTCTGAATGATCCTCCAGAAAAAAGTAGCTCTCTGAAATCTGTAtgattgtatgaagttttctacAGAGATATCATATTTACTGTTAATATAAACTGATAAGCTTCTATTGAGTCATGCTACCTTCATCCCAATTTTGTTCTAAGTTAATTTGTCTAAAATTTAACCAATTTAATACAAAAGACTACTAATAATCATATTATCGAATAATTATCATTAGACGAAATACTCCCTCAGTCCCGATGACGTTTttcacttatatatatatatatatatatatataccctgttcgcttggctgataagccatggctgaaagtactgttggctgatttgttgcgaaagaaaaatactgttcgttggctgaaaaagtacggcttataagccaagcgaacaggacgctTTGATCATTTGTCTTATTCAGTTTTTTTTACAAATGATAAAGTAAACAACTCATTATTAAAGTGTCTCTAATGATAAGATAAGttataacaaaataaataatatttatatatacaAAAATTTTGAATAAGATTGTCAGTGTTTTGtcgaccgactagtaaatttatacgattgtcacGCTACTTCAGagagacgatggtagcatccaaaagacacgagaaatTATACGGGTTCAGGCTGGAGCCCTAGGTCCAGTTtcagagaagatcgagtgcgcgttcctcacttgaatgctatgaagttcttacaatgggaggtgcaagaatggtggaagaggtaggagagtggaGCTAGAGTTAGAAGATGGACTGCCCAAATGAAGGTTTCGAGAGTCCGATGCCTTCGATGGGTGCCATgggtgcccttatatagagtccgggGCCGGGTCACatacaaagaaggaggttctcccgaccaaggggtcgtgagcctgagggagagAACCAAGCTAACTTGCTTGCAAGGAACGCCATCTTGTCTTGGTGTAGCGCACGTCCGGGCGTGGTTGTCGTCATTGTCTTGCGCCCACGTAGCGGCATGGgtggcgtggtgctactgtgccggtTGTGGTGGCACTGTAGGCATGGCGGTGATTCGCCAACTCTCTTATGCGACGTGGTCTCgccgtggccttcgtcatcgcctcctGATCATCCGGGAGCGTCATACGGGAGTTGGTAGCTACCCCTAGGTCATTGGTCGTCTTGCTGCTTGTGGAGCTTGTGGCCACGATCTCGAGCTCCAGGGTCGTGTCCTTCATTGGCTTGGATGGCCTTAAAAGTCATGTCCGCCGTTGTGAACCCCATCCCGTAGTGGATGAGGTCGTACACCCATCTCGTCGGGTcgtatttggatggtgggtcACCATACTGGCCGCCACTGCTtggtggtgttgtcttgtcttcGCTGCGTGGCgtagggatggcgtctgaccaGACGGAGGGGACTATTGTCCTCTCGGTCCTTGCGGGATTAGTGTGGCGTGCCTACTCTTATCAGAGCAGGTGCTCCTAGCGGAGCCCGATCTCTCCCCATTTCTCCAGGGGGTTGGGACGAAGGAGAGGCCGTGTGGCGTTGCACGGCGTGCGGTGAAGGCAGAGAGAAGTGGTCATGGCCAACCGTTGCCTTAGTGCTTGGCCTAGGTCCACATAGCTTAGttgggcctcggtcgttcggACTTATACCAGCTCATGTACCGTGGGTCGTTCGAGCGGCTAACTAATAGGTGCCTTAAGATACCCGGGTTATCATAACCCCGATAAAGATGAACAGTCAAACATGATGTCTAAGAAGTAAAAAAAAACGTCATGTATCTTAGGACGGAGCGAGTATATGTACTGGTGTCATAAATGTTAACCATTTTCTCTGTAAATTTggtagtttgacttaggacacaACTTAAACATTAAATGCTTTTCTTGGACGATGGAAGTATTTGACATATGAATGAATAGTGTTTTCGTATCGCAACAAATCAGAATAAGCATCAGTAGTATTAGATaaatttcagcgaagcgaacaagaCCTCAGTACTTCCAAAAGTAGTCATGAAGCCAACCGAACAGTCCCATCATCGTAAACCTCAAAAATAAGTTCCTTTCTACTAATGTTAGTAGAACAAAAGCATCTGATGCgctttttttagaaaaatggaAGGCATCTGATGCTCTGCCTTCTGAATCTGTAGTTTACAATGTTGCTCACAGAGTAGTTGCTCATCAGCTGGTTGGAATGGATTTGTCCTAATAAAGTACTAACAAGCATTCAAGATGTAATTATTGCGCAAGCATGGTAATAAAAGACTCATTTATTGCAGGGcatttttt
It encodes:
- the LOC136486652 gene encoding protein NRT1/ PTR FAMILY 5.2-like, yielding MENGEGGGGGREYTKDGSVDLRGNPVLRSKCGGWTACTFIVVYELFERMAYYGVAANLVVYLTERLHQGTVQAANNVTNWSGTVFLTPLLGAFLADAYLGRYWTFVAGSAVYLLGMLLLTLAVSVPALKPPPCDPGATCPRASALQLGVYFGGLYTIALGHGGTKPNISTIGADQFDDFHPAERLRKLSFFNWWMFTVFTGILFSTTVLVYLQDSVSWSWGYGVPTLALAASVAVFLAGTPLYRHKLPQGSPITKMGKVVCAAVWKCRVAVPGDLTELHELEPEHYTSKKRFRVNPTSSMGFLNKAAVKVEEDASPSGWTPLCTVTEVEETKQIAELVPLLATMFVPCALMAQVGTLFVKQGVTLDRRVGRGTGTFRVPPASLGAVVTLTMLVCVAVYDRALVPAVRRRTKNPRGITLLQRIGAGLVLQVVTMATTAAVESRRLSFARSHGATAGGEPLPLTILVLLPQFVLMGAADAFLVVGQIEFFYDQAPESMKSLGTAMSLTAYGVGSMLSSAVLSAVARVTAAGRGTPWVTDDLNASRLDLYYAFLAALGAANLAAFVALSCRYSYRAEAIGVTARVHSEPVPAVAP